A stretch of the Balneola vulgaris DSM 17893 genome encodes the following:
- a CDS encoding DUF5723 family protein yields the protein MKKLLVLTIFALLFTSAEVFSQSRHYNSMSLGMGGGGTAIVDGYHANFINPANLMINPTRKRPKRNVGILGGIGLRAGGTLINIDVYNEYLTKGLTIEGQVAEDMLTDWFGADVENTRDFSTTANIIPFGFSNRGKKSAISVATRVRVTEKMTVNRGLAELGVYGIDPDKFGSRTPVNFDLGTIAFTEVSVGYARQILSLPNLLFAKNVKLYAGIAPKYLIGVQYMNLDFNSDLLMEQSTVNGEQVTTRILQNFNYRLDAVGALAQDLRAFERANEQDEDAKLDDYLVSESEYADVNATGWGFDMGATLEMDISGVPIIDSFFGKKKTLRVSMSLTDLGSMTFDKTPVSIFADGQFDYSGAGNDDEPGDYFEELADSLMNDVYGDFDSEETTGYEYELPAMYNFGASLVMGKLTTTLDYGVGFNEKGNNSKRSSMNLGVEYRLLGFIPIRGGTRVGGYSSQAYSAGIGIDLNFLEFSVAGSFVGNNTENGGSVAAAWSGLVLRF from the coding sequence ATGAAGAAATTATTAGTACTTACGATTTTTGCTTTGCTGTTTACCTCTGCTGAGGTATTCAGTCAATCTAGACATTACAACTCCATGAGTTTAGGCATGGGTGGAGGTGGAACAGCTATCGTTGATGGTTACCACGCTAACTTCATCAACCCAGCTAACCTTATGATTAACCCTACTAGAAAACGCCCAAAGCGTAATGTTGGAATTCTAGGCGGTATAGGCCTTAGAGCCGGTGGTACATTGATTAATATCGATGTATACAACGAGTATCTAACCAAAGGCTTAACTATCGAAGGCCAAGTTGCTGAAGATATGCTTACCGATTGGTTTGGCGCAGATGTGGAAAACACTAGAGACTTTTCAACAACCGCTAATATCATCCCATTTGGTTTCTCAAATAGAGGGAAGAAATCAGCGATTAGTGTTGCAACTCGAGTTAGAGTGACCGAAAAAATGACGGTTAACCGTGGCTTAGCTGAATTGGGTGTATATGGTATCGACCCCGATAAATTCGGTTCAAGAACACCTGTTAACTTCGATTTAGGCACTATCGCCTTTACAGAAGTATCAGTTGGGTATGCACGTCAAATTTTGTCGTTACCTAATTTACTATTCGCTAAAAATGTAAAGTTATACGCTGGTATCGCTCCTAAATACCTTATTGGTGTTCAGTACATGAATCTAGATTTCAATTCTGATTTATTGATGGAACAAAGCACTGTGAATGGTGAGCAGGTAACTACTCGCATTCTGCAAAACTTCAATTATCGTTTAGATGCAGTGGGCGCACTTGCTCAAGATCTTCGTGCTTTCGAGCGTGCAAACGAGCAAGATGAAGATGCTAAACTAGATGATTACTTAGTTAGCGAAAGCGAGTATGCGGATGTTAATGCAACTGGTTGGGGCTTTGATATGGGTGCTACCCTTGAAATGGATATTTCAGGTGTGCCAATCATTGATAGTTTCTTCGGTAAGAAGAAAACACTTCGTGTATCAATGTCATTAACTGATTTAGGTTCAATGACATTCGATAAAACTCCAGTGTCTATTTTCGCTGATGGTCAATTTGATTACTCAGGTGCAGGAAATGATGATGAGCCAGGCGATTACTTCGAAGAACTAGCGGATAGTTTGATGAATGATGTATATGGTGACTTCGATTCTGAAGAGACTACTGGTTATGAATACGAATTACCAGCTATGTATAACTTTGGTGCCTCATTAGTGATGGGTAAACTTACTACAACCTTAGATTATGGCGTTGGTTTTAATGAAAAAGGAAATAACTCTAAAAGAAGCTCAATGAACTTAGGAGTTGAGTACCGACTATTAGGATTTATTCCTATTCGCGGTGGTACTAGAGTGGGTGGTTACTCTTCACAGGCATATTCAGCTGGTATTGGAATTGATCTGAATTTCCTTGAATTCTCTGTAGCAGGTTCCTTTGTTGGAAACAATACAGAAAATGGTGGTTCAGTAGCAGCTGCTTGGAGTGGCTTAGTTCTCCGCTTCTAA